The genomic region GCCTCTTCCTGCAGTTGCCGCACCTGAGGGCGATGCACGGCTTTAACTTTGAGAGTCCAGAGTGTCCTGTTCTCGCATTGACCTCCTGCTCTTGCCGCCACTCTCAGCTCTGCGTTAGCGGCACTCAGTTGGGCGTTCCTGCCGCTCTGACTGATGGCTTCCTGTCAGTACACCGCCGTCTGACAGGCAGACCCCCCCCCCGAGTCAGCCGTCCTGGTGTGTCACATGTCATTGTGGCATGTTCTCACCTCCTGGCGTAGCCTCTCCACTTCCTGTCTGCTGCTCTCACCATGCTGCTTAAGCTCCTCCAACTTGCTCCTGGAACAACCCAGGCCAAGAGCCCATTAGCAGAGAAACAAGCAAATCAAAGACAAGGTGTGACGGGTCAGCTGTCACTGGCCTCTTGTTGGTGACCTCGTCATTCAGCATGTCAACTTCCTGCCGCAGGAGGCAGAGATGCTCCTGCAGGGCGGCATTGTCGGACTGCGCTTCATCCAGATGGTTCCtgcaggcagccaggcaagcACACCTTTGTGAACAGACGTAAAACGCAACTGCCCGTGCAGCTGCCCGTGCCGGTGATTGGATTTGTGATGATGGTCTTAGGTGCATGGTGGGACGGGATTGGCGTGATCACATAATCATAGATGTCTGTGGGAGCGTTGTCATGCTCCACAAACCTCGGAGGAGCTTTGCGCTCCCGCTCCAGGAGTAGTGGGACCACAAGTTGTCAATTCATCTTGTGCTTGTCCGAGGCTTTGACATGTTTGGCGACCGGCCGGCGGTCAGGTTTCTTCCATCTCAATCTGAGCCGTGAGCTGGTTCACCAGGGTTATGTGGCCGTGCCTCTCCAGGCTCAAGCGGACCAGCTCCCGCTTCAGTGCGTTCAGAGGAACTCCATGCAGCGCGAGCCGGCCTGCTCGGCTGTTGGAGCGCTTTCTCCAGCTGAACCTGCAGCCCTGTGCCTCCTGCTGCAGGGGGCTCGCCTCCTCCCTTGGGAGCTGCTCCTCCTCCAGCCTCTTTTCTTCCTGGAGCTGTTTCTGCTCCTCCAGCCTTCTCTTCCTCAGCTGAATAGGttttccctcctccatctaCTTTGCCTCCTGTTCCATCCACGTCTTTTGCCGGCAGAGCAGCTGGTGCAACAGGCGGTGGGCGCTGACTTTTGCTCTGATGCAGCTTCATCGGCACAAGCTTCAGCGTCAACTCCCTACTCACAATGCCACGAGGCAGTGACCTTCGTCCAAAACAGGAAGGCCCCAAAACAAAGACAgcaaagcaagcaagcaaaaaaCGAAACCCAAACGAGCAAGACACCGAAATGGCAAGAACTCAACGCACAATCAAAAATCGACAACATAGAAAAAGACGGCAAAACAATGACATCACCACCCACCTGACCATCATGACTTCTTGGTCCATCTTGAGGTTAAGCTCTGCCTCCAGCTGGTCCTTCTCAGCGTTCAGCCTCTGGACCAAGTTTCTGATCTCTCTGGCAAAGTTCTGCTCCGAGTCAGCTCGCTGCCGTTGCATCCTGAGAAGCCGCCCGAAGTCAGCTCCGAGAATGCTGCGGCCGCTGCCAGTCTCGCTCACCTATGCTCTTGCTCGAAAGATCGCACGCTGTGCTGGAGCTGATAGTGAACTTTGTCCAACGCCTCCTTCAGAATCGTGACCTGATGCTCCGCCTTTGCCTTCTGATCCCCAAGCTCGCTGATCTCCAGCTGGAAGGTCATAAGGCAGGACATGACATCATACAATCTAGCTGGCAGGTGAGGAATCCCAGGGCAGGTGAGCACTTCACCTTGAAGGCCTGAGCGATGTCTTTGCGTTCCACTTCCATGCTCTGCCTCATCCTGTCCAGACTGTGCTCGTAGTAGTTGACCTGAGGACAGGTGGAGAGGAAGAGCGGTTGCGCGGAGCTCCAGCGTGAATACACCCCGGTCGTTTGTCCACCTGTGTCTCCATCTGGATGTTGAGCTGCTGGATCTCCTGCTTGTGTTTGCTCTTCAGCTTCTCCACCGCAAATTCCGTCTCGATGCTGACGGCCACCGCTGTCGATCAAGTCGCCAAAGGTCAAGGGCCATATACGGGATGGCGGTGCTGAATTTGGCTTTCCACGCATGCAACTACAAAGGACAGATTGGCTCTTGGAGGAGAACATGGGGAGAACTCACTTGTGTCATCCGGGTGGACTGTGGCACGACGAGGCGGAGATGAGCGGCGCTTCATGTCACGATGGTCTGGAAAGGACAAAAGGCCCGAAAGCTGTTCATCCGACTTGGTCCTCAACACGAGCCACATCAGAGTCTCTGCAGCCGGGACGCTCACTCACTGGTGCCAAAGTGTGTGCATGCAGGAATTGAATGCCACACAAGTTGGGGTGGGCAACATGACAAAATCATGAAGAGGGTGCTTTGATTGTCCGCGTCAAATTGTGGATCTAGAAAACCAGCCCCTGAGAATCTGGACCCCCAAGCGATGGGTTTCAATGGTTCTTTGTCTATATCCTGTGGTGTTGAAGCGACGACCAAACTAACAAGCTCTTGTTTGTCCACCTTGCTCTCATCCAATAAAGTCGTTCAGTCAGTGGCCAGTGGCTAAGTACATCCACATCCAGGTGTAGCCAATCTCAGCTGACAGAAAATCACCCAGTTGTCCCCCATGTCTACACCTTGATTCAGGCatacagacaggaagtgacctcaccaGAGTCGGACTCGCCACTGCTCGATGGAGCTTCAGAACGGGCCACCTTCATCCACTTTCTGCGGCTCTTCTCGTGACTCCTATGCGACTCCAACTTGGAGCTCAGCTCGTCGTTTTGGTCCCGCAGCTCCTGAAGGCAGGTCCAAAAAGACTGGCATCAGCGCGGGTGCGCTGGTCGCACGGCAGGGAATAAATTAAAGCCTCACTCTGCAGCGGCGCTCACAGTCTTCCAGAAGTCTGGCCTGTCTGTCTTCAGGGTCCGAGCTGCTCGACTGCCAATCAAAGGGAGAGCAGATGAGAGCTCCTCCTCATGCATCCTTGATGAGCAGTCACCCGACACGTCGTGTACGGGAAGAACAAATGAGAGCATCTCGCCCTTCCCGATTTGAAGGGGCAGCGGTGGCACCGCACGCTCAGGTGCCAAAAGGGCCAAATGTTTTTGCGGCGCTTGCATCACCTTGAGTTGCAGCAGCTGCTTTAAGTCGGCGCACAGATGCCGGGCGCAGTTTTCCGCCTCACTCAACCTGCGCGTCACATCCGCAACCTCCTCCTCCAAGTGAGCCTTCTCCTGAACCAAAACATAACAACAATCATCGCCTTCCAGGCAACGAGGGACCCAAACACGCTCAACAAGAGCCCCAGCGCTCAGCCCAACCTCCCTTTTTTTCTTACCAACGTATGTCACAGTCAAGTCacgaaaatgacaaattaaaaaCAGAGGAAaaatgctttgtgtgtgtgcaaataaaaGTGCAAATAAGCAACATTTCTAACACGCCAGGTGTTGGTGTGCCTTTAAGGGGCATTGCCCAGCTCCCACGCCTTTGTTTCAGTATGCGCGTCATGGCATGCGAGTATTGTCAATAAGTTACCGGTGCGCATAGTTGCTGGGACACCAGTGTGGGTGTAAGATGAGATGAGCGGGGCCAATGACCGACGCACCTGCGCGGCAGCGGCCAACTCCTTCCTTTGCTCCGCCTCCCGGACCCCGAACACAATCAGTTGCTCTTGCAGTTCTTGCCGTTCCTGTTCCAGCTGCTGCACAGCGGCATCGCTCTCCTGTTCCGCTTGGCTGCGCTGTTCCGCCAGGCGCTCCCGGAAGTCCCGCTCCAGCTCTCTGCCAATCACAGAGCAGCGTCAAGCCAAACtacggctggggggggggggggggttatttttGCCACCATTGCAAAAATGTGGCCAGTGCCAAACGCTAGCTTTACACAGACACCCTCTCGAGTTGTCGGCCATGAGTGGGCTCAGAAAGTGCAGTGGGCAAAAGCATCTGTCCTAATGAGCAGCTAGTGTGTGGCTGTCCAGGGCTGggtttagaaaatattctggcTTGTTCCTAGCACTCTTGTTGACTAAATAAAAGCACGAGCCTctccaaaatgcatttttctgcaCGCCAGCCCGCTTCGGAGCCCCCTCCCCACTGGTCACCTGATCCTAGTCCAGCTGAGCGCCTCCATGCCGGCAAGCCGCTCGTCCGCCTCGTGCAGGAGCCGCAGGTTCACACACTCTGTCCGCTCCAGGTCAGCCCTGGCCTTGTCGCGCTCACCGCACGCCTGCTCCCAGCACGCCCTGAGAACGCATGGCGTAGCCGTCACCTCTGTGCGAGTTGAGACTGGGACGAGGCGGCTCAACTGACCGCAGGTGCTGGAGTTCATCCTTGTAGCAGATGAGCGCCACCTGGTGGATTCTGTCACCCCTGCCCAGGAGTTCATTTTCCAGGGCCAACGTCAGCTCCCGCAAACTCACGCGCGCCTCCACAGGGAAGTCCAACGTctgcacaaacacatgcacgaCACCGCTGACCTTCTCCAAGCAAAGTGGAGACATGCACCTTTGCCACCGTCAATTTGCCGCCCATCCGGATTAAGGAATTGCTGTCTAGGAATGAGGCTCCAGTTATGCCTTCCCTGAACTTTGAGTTGAAAATTTTCCGCGCCCATTCGCCACCAATTTTTTACCAAATGCCGTTAGTTCAATAAAAGATGCAGAATTCAACGGGTCGAGCATCATTGTCACGCTGCCATTCAATTTACTGCTACTGTTACCACCTTGGCCACTGGTTGGCAGTGTAGTATCATGGAGAAACAAACCACGACGAATAAACTCCTGACTGATAGATCGAATCACTTCTCACAGAGAAGAATGATGTATAAGTATTATGTCATCTCTCTTTTTGTGGCGTtccactagaaaaaaaaatgtcgaccATTGATGCCGGCAAGGTTGGCAAGCCAAAAGCATTTTCCATTCGCTAACATCAAGCTAGCAGGCTGCTCTCCAAGGCAACGTACTTGGGTTCTTTGAACGACACAAGTCTGTTATGCCAACTTGACGGCTCAAATCTTTTGCTGCTTTGTGTCGAATAGCTCGACCTCCACCCACACAGCGGTCGGATCTCACGTGTGCACGTGCAATTCAAGGCAATGCGTGTTGAAGAAAGGTGACCGACCTGCAGGATGTCCCGAGCATCGCGGACGCCCTCGTCACGCCAGAGGGCGACCACTCTCTCAGGGCAGGCGCGTCCCGAGCCATCGTCCAGCCGGCTGAGGACTCGGGGACCTGGCCAGGCTGTCAGCAGCGTCCCATTCTCTGACAGCGACCCTTCCTCTGGCGCCAGCGGCGTCTGCATGCCCGACCGACACGGCGGTTAGAAAACGCCAGAGAAGCACGTGAGGGGAGATTAAGAACGGGCCCGCCTGAAGTCACGCGACCCGGATTAGGGACGTCGGACGACCTGAGCGGAGGAGCTTCCAGTCCCGCTAGCCCACCTTGGGAAAGCGCGGCCCGCCGTGGCACTCACGCTCAATTGAAAGACCACCTGCCGATCCTGTGTACCTGGGCGGGCTGCCCTGCCTGCCCCCTAACAACCGGCTCCGCCCGCCCCCTAACGGCCAGGCTGACTGCCAGCTGTGGCCCTGGCATCCGATTGGACGGTTTTCAAGTGCACCTTGGAAACTTTGCCCATCGTATTTCCGTCACCACCCCGCAATCAATGTGATCTCAAGGCTGACTTTTTGGTGGTGGACTTTGCTTGACCTGCAGCAGCTAATTCCGGTT from Syngnathus typhle isolate RoL2023-S1 ecotype Sweden linkage group LG8, RoL_Styp_1.0, whole genome shotgun sequence harbors:
- the ninl gene encoding ninein-like protein isoform X8 encodes the protein MEEAEPSVYVAQLKAEFDSFDTASSGFLGEQEVTALCRKLHLDPHLPLLLDSLLGGQGGACTRVDFEAFKENFVEVLSRSQDLTSDDDSNCLRPVVADQEKPKFVKGEKRYGRRSRPDVMLLPLSPSSPQLPPSDDMPPPTPDSALSSPTEVGGPKIGRAASLVDIVEEHGMLDQVSLAPFKKLLCGSTPVCCSTPHRTPLAPEEGSLSENGTLLTAWPGPRVLSRLDDGSGRACPERVVALWRDEGVRDARDILQTLDFPVEARVSLRELTLALENELLGRGDRIHQVALICYKDELQHLRACWEQACGERDKARADLERTECVNLRLLHEADERLAGMEALSWTRIRELERDFRERLAEQRSQAEQESDAAVQQLEQERQELQEQLIVFGVREAEQRKELAAAAQEKAHLEEEVADVTRRLSEAENCARHLCADLKQLLQLKSSSSDPEDRQARLLEDCERRCRELRDQNDELSSKLESHRSHEKSRRKWMKVARSEAPSSSGESDSDHRDMKRRSSPPRRATVHPDDTTVAVSIETEFAVEKLKSKHKQEIQQLNIQMETQVNYYEHSLDRMRQSMEVERKDIAQAFKLEISELGDQKAKAEHQVTILKEALDKVHYQLQHSVRSFEQEHRMQRQRADSEQNFAREIRNLVQRLNAEKDQLEAELNLKMDQEVMMVRNHLDEAQSDNAALQEHLCLLRQEVDMLNDEVTNKRSKLEELKQHGESSRQEVERLRQEVRQLQEEAELQWKQRLRLEEELRGCRRKMEADDRQMMKAELRRDDALGEKKAECCRVAEELSPTQVSDLHRILSDSHRMVHKAESNRKLMKDNERQDAHNRQLLEQVQQLLEEQQMLSTQVAHMHTTRMQAEGEAQAVFGMVQQEGAELREKVTWLLARLQEEQMRSRRLEEELQLCDRQSAAHVSLKEEQYVKVLAAARQSTQELEVKLKASRAILHKKVQQLQQQVSGTSGPCASGEQASRKKLVACPRG
- the ninl gene encoding ninein-like protein isoform X6, producing MEEAEPSVYVAQLKAEFDSFDTASSGFLGEQEVTALCRKLHLDPHLPLLLDSLLGGQGGACTRVDFEAFKENFVEVLSRSQDLTSDDDSNCLRPVVADQEKPKFVKGEKRYGRRSRPDVMLLPLSPSSPQLPPSDDMPPPTPDSALSSPTEVGGPKIGRAASLVDIVEEHGMLDQVSLAPFKKLLCGSTPVCCSTPHRTPLAPEEGSLSENGTLLTAWPGPRVLSRLDDGSGRACPERVVALWRDEGVRDARDILQTLDFPVEARVSLRELTLALENELLGRGDRIHQVALICYKDELQHLRACWEQACGERDKARADLERTECVNLRLLHEADERLAGMEALSWTRIRELERDFRERLAEQRSQAEQESDAAVQQLEQERQELQEQLIVFGVREAEQRKELAAAAQEKAHLEEEVADVTRRLSEAENCARHLCADLKQLLQLKSSSSDPEDRQARLLEDCERRCRELRDQNDELSSKLESHRSHEKSRRKWMKVARSEAPSSSGESDSDHRDMKRRSSPPRRATVHPDDTTVAVSIETEFAVEKLKSKHKQEIQQLNIQMETQVNYYEHSLDRMRQSMEVERKDIAQAFKLEISELGDQKAKAEHQVTILKEALDKVHYQLQHSVRSFEQEHRMQRQRADSEQNFAREIRNLVQRLNAEKDQLEAELNLKMDQEVMMVRNHLDEAQSDNAALQEHLCLLRQEVDMLNDEVTNKRSKLEELKQHGESSRQEVERLRQEVRQLQEEAELQWKQRLRLEEELRGCRRKMEADDRQMMKAELRRDDALGEKKAECCRVAEELSPTQVSDLHRILSDSHRMVHKAESNRKLMKDNERQDAHNRQLLEQVQQLLEEQQMLSTQVAHMHTTRMQAEGEAQAVFGMVQQEGAELREKVTWLLARLQEEQMRSRRLEEELQLCDRQSAAHVSLKEEQYVKVLAAARQSTQELEVKLKASRAILHKKVQQLQQQVAKNVKSSQMLKELYLENSQLMTTLQLTERRHQKAQKDNMVLEEKRSNIRQKNGGHGRASRVGRQPGPDAPAFAPLQPPRTPLSTLPNRGRNSRRARRRFRT
- the ninl gene encoding ninein-like protein isoform X7; translated protein: MEEAEPSVYVAQLKAEFDSFDTASSGFLGEQEVTALCRKLHLDPHLPLLLDSLLGGQGGACTRVDFEAFKENFVEVLSRSQDLTSDDDSNCLRPVVADQEKPKFVKGEKRYGRRSRPDVMLLPLSPSSPQLPPSDDMPPPTPDSALSSPTEVGGPKIGRAASLVDIVEEHGMLDQVSLAPFKKLLCGSTPVCCSTPHRTPLAPEEGSLSENGTLLTAWPGPRVLSRLDDGSGRACPERVVALWRDEGVRDARDILQTLDFPVEARVSLRELTLALENELLGRGDRIHQVALICYKDELQHLRACWEQACGERDKARADLERTECVNLRLLHEADERLAGMEALSWTRIRELERDFRERLAEQRSQAEQESDAAVQQLEQERQELQEQLIVFGVREAEQRKELAAAAQEKAHLEEEVADVTRRLSEAENCARHLCADLKQLLQLKSSSSDPEDRQARLLEDCERRCRELRDQNDELSSKLESHRSHEKSRRKWMKVARSEAPSSSGESDSDHRDMKRRSSPPRRATVHPDDTTVAVSIETEFAVEKLKSKHKQEIQQLNIQMETQVNYYEHSLDRMRQSMEVERKDIAQAFKLEISELGDQKAKAEHQVTILKEALDKVHYQLQHSVRSFEQEHRMQRQRADSEQNFAREIRNLVQRLNAEKDQLEAELNLKMDQEVMMVRNHLDEAQSDNAALQEHLCLLRQEVDMLNDEVTNKRSKLEELKQHGESSRQEVERLRQEVRQLQEEAELQWKQRLRLEEELRGCRRKMEADDRQMMKAELRRDDALGEKKAECCRVAEELSPTQVSDLHRILSDSHRMVHKAESNRKLMKDNERQDAHNRQLLEQVQQLLEEQQMLSTQVAHMHTTRMQAEGEAQAVFGMVQQEGAELREKVTWLLARLQEEQMRSRRLEEELQLCDRQSAAHVSLKEEQYVKVLAAARQSTQELEVKLKASRAILHKKVQQLQQQVAKNVKSSQMLKELYLENSQLMTTLQLTERRHQKAQKDNMVLEEKCAALLCWEHSRHVKGESTTSTRLLGWCYG